From Rutidosis leptorrhynchoides isolate AG116_Rl617_1_P2 chromosome 3, CSIRO_AGI_Rlap_v1, whole genome shotgun sequence, a single genomic window includes:
- the LOC139898753 gene encoding uncharacterized protein, which translates to MSDDVFDGKVLADKLSKLNSSQQCIESSSRLCMSHRKKAKEIVDIWHKSFKSSQLDQHVSFLYLANDILQNSRRKGTEFVNEFWKVMPSALKHVNEHGNENGKKAASRLVGIWDERRVFGSRGQNLKDGMLGKSPLPQTPNNGKTSSNPIKIVKRDANSLRLKLAVGCTPEKIITAFHSVHDENATEDSAINNCEGAVRRVGDLEREIKSQGAVPGSSLLDEIQEQETVLQECVNQLENAERARTSLISLLKEALQEQELKQDAIRTQLQVARNQIDHTANLKKKFESPSEVKSVENVPPTQSVSIETTTHVTDEENTKTAAAAIAAKLAASASSAQMLTSVLSSLVAEEAASISNGFNSSAFKRPKLETPMSTSDLANSNAVSSGYFTTNQTSYPQPPLPPSSIGGTSSPANQFVQPMMGGMPFAYGATTLPPPPPPPPLPLPSHIAMSMMRPPLQQPQQSQPQQTGNGGYYGLPGVGFYGQNNQPTPPPVSRQ; encoded by the exons ATGAGTGATGATGTTTTTGATGGAAAAGTGTTGGCAGACAAGCTGTCTAAACTCAACAGTTCTCAACAATGTATAGAGT CAAGTTCTCGTTTGTGTATGTCACATAGAAAGAAAGCCAAAGAAATTGTTGACATATGGCATAAATCATTCAAATCTTCTCAACTGGATCAGCACGTTTCGTTTCTGTATTTAGCAAATGACATTTTGCAAAATAGTAGGCGAAAGGGAACTGAGTTTGTGAATGAATTTTGGAAGGTCATGCCATCAGCCCTTAAGCATGTCAACGAACATGGTAATGAAAATGGAAAGAAAGCAGCGTCAAGACTG GTTGGTATATGGGATGAAAGGCGGGTTTTTGGATCCCGTGGTCAGAACTTGAAAGATGGAATGCTCGGTAAAAGTCCTCTTCCTCAAACTCCTAACAACGGGAAGACTTCATCTAACCCTATCAAGATAGTGAAGAGGGATGCCAACTCATTAAGACTT AAATTGGCAGTTGGTTGTACCCCAGAAAAGATAATTACTGCTTTCCATTCGGTACATGATGAGAATGCTACTGAAGATTCTGCCATAAATAATTGTGAAGGTGCAGTTAGACGAGTTGGAGACTTGGAGCGAGAGATTAAAAGTCAAG GAGCTGTACCGGGTTCTTCATTACTGGATGAAATTCAGGAGCAAGAAACTGTACTTCAAGAATGTGTCAACCAACTTGAAAATGCTGAAAGGGCTCGAACATCATTAATTTCCCTACTTAAAGAAGCCCTCCAGGAACAA GAATTGAAGCAGGATGCTATCCGTACTCAGTTGCAG GTTGCTCGTAATCAAATCGATCATACTGCAAATTTGAAGAAGAAATTTGAATCACCAAGTGAAGTCAAAAGTGTTGAAAATGTACCACCAACTCAATCAGTATCTATTGAAACTACAACACACGTTACCGATGAAGAAAACACAAAGACCGCTGCCGCTGCTATTGCCGCCAAGCTTGCCGCCTCAGCATCATCAGCACAAATGCTTACATCCGTTCTCTCGTCTCTAGTAGCTGAAGAAGCCGCCTCAATCAGTAACGGCTTTAATTCATCTGCATTCAAAAGACCCAAACTCGAAACTCCCATGTCAACCTCAGATTTAGCGAATTCTAACGCTGTTAGTTCAGGTTATTTTACTACCAACCAGACATCGTATCCACAGCCGCCACTTCCACCATCATCTATTGGCGGCACAAGTTCTCCGGCGAACCAATTTGTGCAGCCAATGATGGGTGGCATGCCGTTTGCATACGGTGCTACCACCCTACCGCCGCCACCACCGCCGCCGCCACTCCCTTTGCCGTCACATATTGCAATGAGTATGATGAGGCCGCCGCTTCAGCAACCGCAACAGTCTCAGCCACAACAAACTGGAAATGGCGGGTATTACGGGCTGCCAGGTGTCGGATTTTATGGGCAAAACAATCAGCCGACCCCACCACCTGTTTCCCGCCAGTGA
- the LOC139898754 gene encoding LIM domain-containing protein WLIM1 → MAFAGTTQKCMACDKTVYLVDKLTADNRVFHKACFRCHHCKGTLKLSNYNSFEGVLYCRPHFDQLFKQTGSLDKSFDGTPKIVKPQKTIDGEKPMANKVSSMFVGTKDKCLGCSKTVYPTEKVSVNGTAYHKSCFKCSHGGCTISPSNYIAHEGHLYCRHHHTQLIKEKGNLSQLEGDRATRAAGHVAP, encoded by the exons ATGGCATTTGCAGGCACAACCCAAAAATGTATGgcttgtgacaaaactgtctaccttGTCGATAAACTCACCGCCGATAACCGAGTTTTCCACAAAGCTTGTTTTAGATGCCACCATTGCAAAGGCACCCTCAAG CTTAGCAATTACAACTCTTTTGAGGGAGTTTTGTATTGCAGGCCACACTTTGATCAATTATTTAAGCAGACTGGTAGCTTAGACAAAAGCTTTGATG GCACACCTAAGATTGTGAAGCCACAGAAAACCATTGATGGTGAG AAGCCAATGGCTAATAAAGTGTCAAGTATGTTTGTGGGAACAAAAGATAAATGTTTGGGCTGTAGCAAGACTGTCTATCCAACCGAAAAG GTTTCAGTGAATGGAACTGCATACCATAAAAGCTGCTTCAAATGTAGCCATGGAGGGTGTACGATTAGCCCATCGAACTACATCGCACACGAAGGTCATCTATACTGCAGACACCATCACACTCAACTCATCAAAGAAAAGGGTAACTTGAGTCAGCTTGAGGGTGACCGTGCTACAAGGGCTGCTGGACATGTGGCACCTTGA
- the LOC139898755 gene encoding F-box protein At3g12350, which translates to MSNLTAVDTPMSPELLQFSDFPEDVQLCILSFLTPSEISSFACTSKRNLSLCRTDSKLWFSMCDRRWGSKTHIKKWGSGKIAYRHLYKTLHEYENLIGFWRLSSRNQTQSQIRTTPNLISSKPPALVYFEWGSCFITGSRVSPSNNGNYDVIKSPFLLMGISPKGEIVNYLEPYCGFQLDSSLISIVENGLVSSLEGIDLVNVNVNHIGEYHIVIEERVGFGLSGNLNVANEEIGFESGSPPTEVYQYFANRTSPVGRQRRREKERNWNKKWESEHFVKIVNYCPTDLRPLQGLWKGICEDANLDFYLVVYDDIGGIACRRIGDSCKPFSSYAPVFWTSNTTFFESPFSSEEKDIYDTREHLLPPGQLLRSEMEPVSRICYINSSYDLVLPGLVGPTTVNPHNCEGRIWQYGDGTFGFGFLRDNHIIDLKHIVVDGCLLDAMQPL; encoded by the exons ATGTCAAATCTCACCGCCGTCGATACACCCATGTCGCCGGAGCTGCTACAATTTTCCGATTTCCCAGAAGACGTTCAGCTCTGCATCTTATCATTTCTCACACCATCTGAAATTTCATCATTCGCCTGCACATCAAAACGCAATCTTTCCCTCTGCCGTACCGATTCCAAATTATGGTTTTCAATGTGCGATCGCCGGTGGGGATCCAAGACCCATATCAAGAAATGGGGCTCCGGTAAGATTGCATACAGACATCTTTACAAAACGTTACATGAATACGAAAACCTAATTGGGTTCTGGCGATTAAGTTCTCGAAACCAAACACAATCACAAATTAGAACTACCCCTAATTTGATTTCAAGCAAGCCACCTGCTTTGGTGTATTTTGAATGGGGTTCTTGTTTTATTACCGGGTCTAGGGTTTCACCTTCTAATAATGGTAATTATGACGTCATAAAGTCACCTTTTTTATTGATGGGTATTTCACCAAAAGGTGaaattgttaattatcttgaacCTTATTGTGGGTTTCAGTTGGATTCTAGTTTGATCTCGATTGTCGAAAATGGGTTGGTTTCAAGTCTTGAAGGGATCGATTTGGTTAATGTGAATGTTAATCATATTGGTGAGTATCATATTGTGATTGAAGAAAGGGTTGGGTTTGGTTTATCTGGTAATTTAAATGTTGCAAATGAAGAGATTGGATTCGAAAGTGGGTCTCCACCCACAGAAGTTTATCAGTATTTCGCGAATAGAACGAGTCCCGTTGGACGACAAAGGagaagagaaaaagagagaaattgGAATAAGAAATGGGAATCTGAGCATTTTGTTAAGATTGTGAATTACTGTCCTACGGATTTAAGGCCGTTGCAGGGTCTTTGGAAG GGCATTTGTGAAGATGCAAATTTGGACTTTTATCTTGTGGTATATGATGACATTGGTGGCATAGCGTGCCGAAGAATTGGGGATTCTTGCAAACCTTTTTCTAGCTACGCACCAGTGTTTTGGACCTCAAATACTACGTTTTTCGAATCTCCTTTTTCGTCTGAAGAAAAAGACATATACGATACGCGTGAACATCTTCTGCCACCTGGACAACTACTGCGCTCAGAGATGGAGCCTGTGTCACGAATTTGTTACATTAATTCAAGTTATGATCTTGTGTTACCGGGATTGGTGGGTCCGACTACTGTGAATCCTCATAACTGCGAGGGTAGGATTTGGCAATATGGTGATGGAACGTTTGGATTTGGGTTTCTTCGTGATAATCACATTATCGATCTGAAGCATATTGTGGTGGATGGATGTTTGTTAGATGCAATGCAACCTTTGTAG